One part of the Aurantibacillus circumpalustris genome encodes these proteins:
- a CDS encoding toxin-antitoxin system YwqK family antitoxin, with amino-acid sequence MLKYIVIFSFFLTACREQKKVTSYYDNSKVIFSKGKKENGKMTGEWKFFYRSGKLESIEHYVDDRPVGDYTKYYENGQIKVKGAYSQDKFTEEIVKDTLENNEVVKTTIKLACRVGTWEFYDQQGNLTKKTYKNCKEDLQK; translated from the coding sequence ATGTTGAAGTATATAGTAATATTTAGTTTTTTTCTTACCGCTTGTAGAGAGCAAAAGAAGGTAACATCATACTATGATAACAGCAAAGTAATATTTTCAAAAGGAAAAAAGGAAAATGGTAAGATGACTGGAGAATGGAAATTTTTCTATCGTTCAGGAAAACTAGAATCGATTGAACATTATGTAGATGATAGGCCCGTAGGAGATTATACAAAATACTATGAAAATGGGCAAATTAAAGTTAAGGGCGCGTATAGCCAAGATAAGTTTACTGAGGAAATAGTAAAAGATACTTTGGAAAACAATGAAGTCGTAAAGACAACAATTAAACTCGCCTGTCGGGTCGGTACTTGGGAATTTTATGACCAGCAAGGAAACCTCACAAAGAAAACTTATAAGAATTGTAAAGAAGATTTGCAGAAATAA
- a CDS encoding RHS repeat-associated core domain-containing protein, which produces MNKNSFIGYYAFGQTMPGRKWTGGDRYRFGFNGKENDKEVSEGFQNYGYRVNDTRIGRFFSVDPLRHSFPWYSPYQFAGNSPIVNIDLDGLEDISIHKIPGKSISMQVVYTREDVKQVLDGKTPEKRITYTKDGSTEIKRTSQFEGPAKGSEQKLFNKLSGTAEGNIRNKDLLGEDVIGTKNEETIADPGSETPAAKQNNQQNNNNNNAPSTKTIKYATFDIQVERNFIQDFSKLGDDYIKKYISDMKELYKKQLGVPVVNFGKINLVDKINIPTGGVYGGGSTTDPKVVPVIVDQGTIPVPNNTPTNNTPTNNPPTENLP; this is translated from the coding sequence TTGAACAAAAATAGCTTTATAGGCTATTACGCTTTTGGTCAAACAATGCCCGGAAGGAAATGGACTGGAGGCGATCGATATAGGTTCGGCTTTAACGGAAAAGAAAACGACAAGGAAGTGAGTGAAGGATTTCAGAATTATGGATATAGAGTAAATGATACAAGAATCGGTAGGTTCTTTAGTGTGGATCCATTACGCCATTCTTTCCCGTGGTATTCACCTTACCAGTTTGCCGGAAATAGCCCCATTGTTAATATTGACTTGGATGGGTTAGAGGATATTTCTATTCATAAAATTCCAGGTAAATCAATATCTATGCAAGTGGTTTATACTAGAGAGGATGTTAAACAAGTTCTTGATGGTAAAACACCTGAGAAAAGGATCACATATACAAAAGACGGAAGCACTGAAATAAAAAGAACAAGTCAGTTTGAAGGTCCTGCCAAAGGTTCAGAACAAAAACTATTCAACAAATTGTCTGGTACTGCCGAAGGTAATATAAGGAATAAAGACCTTCTTGGAGAAGATGTTATTGGAACAAAAAATGAAGAAACTATCGCTGATCCAGGCTCCGAGACCCCGGCCGCTAAACAGAATAATCAACAGAATAATAATAACAATAATGCGCCATCGACAAAAACAATTAAGTATGCTACTTTTGACATTCAAGTAGAAAGAAACTTTATACAAGACTTTTCAAAATTAGGAGACGATTATATAAAGAAGTACATCAGTGATATGAAGGAGTTATACAAGAAACAGTTAGGGGTTCCTGTGGTTAATTTCGGAAAAATTAACTTAGTGGATAAAATTAATATACCCACCGGAGGGGTGTATGGTGGAGGCTCAACAACTGATCCGAAAGTTGTTCCTGTGATTGTGGATCAAGGAACAATACCAGTGCCAAATAATACGCCAACAAACAATACACCAACAAACAATCCACCAACTGAGAACCTACCTTAA
- a CDS encoding HipA N-terminal domain-containing protein: protein MLVNMIAKFFRNEEQSEDLSTPINAEAQFVLTYKDLVVGTLTRGHGKWAFEYSEAFKRQNKISVLTDFPHKDKKYEESYLWPFFAHRIPGLGQPQVKEIIKEEHIDSKNEIDLLRRFGQKTITNPFELASS from the coding sequence ATGTTAGTTAATATGATTGCAAAGTTTTTCAGGAATGAAGAGCAGTCAGAAGATCTTTCTACTCCGATTAATGCGGAGGCTCAATTTGTATTAACATACAAAGACTTAGTTGTTGGCACTTTAACAAGGGGGCATGGTAAGTGGGCGTTTGAGTATTCTGAGGCATTTAAAAGGCAAAATAAAATATCCGTATTGACGGATTTTCCTCATAAGGATAAAAAATACGAGGAATCGTATTTATGGCCGTTTTTTGCTCATCGTATACCAGGGTTAGGTCAGCCACAGGTTAAAGAGATCATTAAGGAAGAGCATATAGATTCAAAAAACGAAATTGATTTATTGCGCCGTTTTGGTCAAAAGACAATTACTAATCCATTTGAATTAGCGAGTTCGTAA
- a CDS encoding GspE/PulE family protein: protein MQSVEFVQINTELKNQVTIDQAWYYKIVPLKIENGVLHFTVSENKKSKDLQSELEIVLGRKVVLEGIDSEKLEQSLMSNYPKVQNNGHLNSSSNETYRLNVNDSNFLETLVKEAKDLHSSDIHIETYSEKCRIRFRVDGVLIDRHKLNKSEYPTLINKIKIAASCDIAEKRMPQDGRIRFKFNNSNLDMRVSILPTLYGEKIVLRLLGSDASHIQIEKLGFSKEELQRYELAVKKPNGIILISGPTGSGKTTTLYATLKVINKPTNNILTIEDPIEYTLDGVNQVQLKEEIGLSYTEALRTFLRQDPDIIMLGEIRDAQTAQMAIRAALTGHLVLSTIHTNSAWGTISRLVDMGIAPYLLASVMNLSVAQRLIRVLCPHCKKQEAFNPIELPKNYQQINMTQHFVSVGCQSCYFTGYKGRKAIYEVINVTRELAELIKTNVTEIDEYLKINKIDKLSENALKLFEEGETSLEEVYPFLISES, encoded by the coding sequence ATGCAGTCTGTTGAATTTGTTCAAATAAATACAGAATTAAAGAATCAGGTTACGATCGATCAGGCTTGGTATTACAAAATTGTACCCCTTAAAATCGAGAACGGCGTTTTGCATTTTACTGTTTCAGAGAACAAAAAAAGTAAAGATTTACAAAGTGAACTCGAAATTGTTTTAGGAAGAAAAGTAGTTTTAGAAGGAATAGATTCCGAAAAACTTGAACAATCGTTGATGAGCAATTATCCAAAAGTTCAAAACAACGGACACCTTAACTCTTCAAGCAATGAAACGTACAGATTAAATGTAAACGATTCTAATTTTCTTGAAACACTTGTAAAAGAAGCAAAAGATCTTCATAGTTCAGATATTCATATTGAAACCTACAGTGAAAAATGTCGGATTCGTTTTAGAGTGGACGGTGTTTTAATTGATCGTCATAAATTGAATAAATCAGAGTATCCAACCTTAATCAATAAAATAAAAATTGCTGCTTCCTGCGATATTGCCGAGAAACGTATGCCACAAGATGGGCGTATCCGTTTTAAATTCAATAATTCAAATTTGGATATGCGTGTCTCTATTTTACCAACCTTGTATGGTGAAAAAATAGTACTGCGTTTACTAGGTAGTGACGCCAGTCATATTCAAATTGAAAAATTAGGTTTTAGCAAAGAGGAATTGCAGCGTTACGAGCTTGCTGTAAAAAAACCAAATGGAATAATATTAATTAGTGGTCCCACAGGTTCTGGTAAAACCACAACGCTTTACGCAACTCTAAAGGTCATTAATAAACCTACCAATAATATTTTAACCATTGAAGATCCAATAGAATATACACTCGATGGTGTTAATCAAGTGCAGTTAAAAGAAGAAATTGGTTTAAGTTATACCGAGGCACTTCGCACATTTCTGCGACAAGATCCTGATATTATCATGTTAGGTGAGATTCGTGATGCACAAACAGCACAAATGGCTATACGTGCAGCACTCACAGGACATTTAGTATTGTCAACAATACACACAAATTCTGCCTGGGGTACCATTTCGCGTTTGGTTGATATGGGCATTGCTCCTTACCTCTTAGCAAGTGTGATGAATTTATCAGTCGCTCAGCGACTAATCAGAGTCTTGTGTCCGCATTGTAAAAAACAAGAAGCTTTTAATCCAATAGAACTTCCCAAAAACTATCAGCAAATAAACATGACGCAACATTTTGTGAGTGTGGGGTGCCAGTCTTGCTATTTTACGGGGTACAAAGGCAGGAAAGCCATCTACGAAGTAATTAATGTAACAAGAGAACTAGCCGAACTCATTAAAACAAACGTCACAGAAATTGATGAGTACTTGAAAATAAATAAGATCGATAAACTCTCTGAGAATGCTTTAAAACTTTTTGAGGAGGGGGAAACGAGTCTGGAAGAAGTATACCCTTTTTTAATAAGTGAATCATAA
- a CDS encoding DUF7948 domain-containing protein produces the protein MPKRSFFFIGYFIVSLFSKVSAQILKNSLEQNIESIRFYENKGQITDQYKNARKDILFAGNVSGMTFYLKENGMSYQLNKVDSWIEQEVPSVSLNNVSRIEVPERLSTYRLDINWLNSQSNCTIQKEGTKEDVINYYLEHIPNGVTNVKAYSGITYENIYSQIDLHYYEVKGNLKYDFLVAPNADYHQIKLQVNGAEKIILLKDGGVLFKTPLGDIKEGAPIAYQNGKLLKSKWVIDKNVLSFNIQDYNPKLPLIIDPIARIWGTYYGDTGYNYANSCATDSIGNVYLTGYCTTSTGSLIATVGAHQFSFFGGSYDAYLVKFDNNGTRIWATYYGGAGSDYGRSCAIDKFGNVYMAGGTSSSLGGVIATSASHQNTYGGGTSDGFLVKFNSSGVRQWSTFYGDQGFDIIMSCALDDIGNVFCCGNTYAGSGTLISTPGCHQFYHGGGTTRDGFVVKFNSSGVRQWGTYYGGGYDENMSDVAVSPTGDIYLVGSTGSYLGTAIATPGSHQITYGGYGDAYLVKFNTYGVRQWGTYYGALEGPESGYSCCVDKLGCVYMVGGLDKYSVSIQNVISTPGSHQPVFGGGMYDGFLVKFNSNGARQWGTFYGGSSSEEVFSCAIDTLDNIYISGWTSIDSTASIATISSHQTSFGGATYDAFLVKFNSSGIRQWGTYYGGAGDEKGQGCATDKLGNVFMCGESSTSTGTSIATANSHQSTFVGQTSAYLVKFAECPFPTTPSNITPPINQSICSGQNTTLSVVGSGLINWFLSTTSNSVISNGATYTTPPLSLGTYTFYAESYACIASASRTAVQVTVNPLPVLTISGSTLTCFGSSINHLSGGALTYTWSNGTNGNVANLTPTTTTIYTVSGTNSYGCVNSISNTIIVNPLPMIMIFSTSEIICAGQTSTLNAIGANYYTWSNGLIGTQIVANPSVTSNYSVVGVDINGCSGFATITQSVETCTGINNAAETNSDYKIFPNPTKGIFIVQSNFYIENKTIELYNSLGELILIEKLQAFETTVNLTNKANGVYFVFLKESGRTIGQLKVIKE, from the coding sequence ATGCCTAAAAGATCATTCTTTTTTATAGGATATTTTATTGTATCACTATTTTCGAAAGTAAGTGCCCAAATACTTAAAAATAGTCTTGAACAAAACATAGAAAGCATACGTTTTTATGAAAATAAAGGTCAAATAACTGATCAATATAAGAATGCCCGCAAAGATATTTTGTTTGCAGGCAATGTATCAGGTATGACATTTTATTTAAAGGAAAACGGGATGAGCTATCAATTAAATAAAGTTGATAGTTGGATTGAACAAGAAGTACCCAGCGTTTCTCTAAATAACGTATCCAGAATTGAGGTACCAGAGCGATTATCAACTTACAGGCTTGATATTAATTGGTTAAACAGTCAATCAAATTGTACAATTCAAAAAGAAGGAACTAAGGAGGATGTAATTAATTATTATTTAGAGCATATACCCAACGGGGTAACAAACGTTAAAGCATATTCCGGCATAACCTACGAAAATATTTATTCTCAAATCGATCTTCATTATTACGAAGTAAAAGGAAACCTAAAATATGATTTCTTAGTTGCACCAAATGCTGACTACCACCAGATTAAATTACAAGTAAATGGCGCAGAAAAAATTATTTTACTTAAAGACGGAGGGGTCTTATTTAAAACGCCTCTCGGAGACATTAAGGAGGGTGCTCCAATTGCCTATCAAAACGGAAAGTTACTAAAGTCTAAATGGGTAATAGATAAAAATGTTTTGAGCTTTAATATTCAGGACTATAATCCAAAATTACCCTTAATTATTGATCCTATTGCGCGGATATGGGGAACTTATTATGGAGATACTGGATATAATTACGCTAATTCTTGTGCTACAGATTCTATTGGAAATGTTTATTTAACAGGTTATTGTACCACAAGTACTGGATCTCTCATCGCAACCGTTGGCGCACATCAATTTAGTTTTTTTGGAGGGAGTTATGATGCGTATTTAGTGAAGTTTGATAATAATGGTACAAGAATATGGGCAACATATTATGGAGGTGCGGGTTCTGATTATGGACGATCTTGTGCGATTGACAAATTTGGTAATGTGTATATGGCAGGAGGAACAAGTTCTTCACTTGGTGGTGTCATTGCGACGAGCGCCAGTCATCAAAACACATACGGAGGTGGCACCTCTGACGGTTTTTTGGTAAAATTTAATTCAAGCGGTGTACGTCAGTGGAGTACTTTTTATGGTGATCAAGGTTTTGACATAATAATGTCTTGTGCCCTTGATGATATAGGAAATGTTTTTTGTTGCGGAAACACGTATGCGGGTTCTGGTACACTTATATCGACTCCAGGATGCCATCAGTTTTATCATGGAGGTGGTACCACCAGAGACGGTTTTGTAGTGAAATTCAACAGTAGTGGAGTTAGACAATGGGGTACTTATTACGGAGGAGGATACGATGAAAATATGTCTGATGTTGCTGTTTCCCCTACAGGAGATATTTATTTAGTAGGTTCAACAGGTTCGTATCTTGGAACAGCAATTGCAACTCCAGGAAGTCATCAAATTACTTATGGTGGTTACGGTGACGCGTACCTTGTGAAATTTAATACCTACGGTGTGCGACAATGGGGTACATACTACGGAGCGCTTGAAGGTCCCGAATCCGGCTACTCTTGCTGCGTCGATAAATTAGGGTGTGTTTATATGGTTGGTGGTTTAGATAAATATAGTGTGTCGATACAAAACGTTATTTCAACACCAGGAAGTCACCAACCTGTTTTTGGCGGCGGGATGTATGATGGGTTTTTGGTAAAATTCAACAGCAATGGCGCACGCCAGTGGGGAACATTTTATGGTGGTAGCAGTTCAGAAGAAGTGTTTTCATGCGCCATAGATACTTTGGATAATATCTACATTTCTGGTTGGACATCAATAGATTCAACTGCATCAATCGCAACCATTTCAAGTCACCAAACTTCATTTGGAGGTGCTACTTACGACGCTTTTCTCGTAAAATTTAACAGCAGTGGTATTAGGCAGTGGGGTACTTATTATGGCGGGGCTGGTGACGAAAAGGGACAGGGTTGCGCAACTGATAAATTAGGAAATGTTTTTATGTGTGGTGAGTCAAGCACCTCCACAGGTACTAGTATAGCTACGGCAAATAGTCATCAAAGTACATTTGTTGGCCAAACCTCTGCCTATCTTGTAAAATTTGCTGAATGTCCTTTCCCAACCACACCGTCTAACATTACTCCTCCAATAAATCAGTCAATCTGTAGTGGACAAAACACTACCTTATCGGTAGTCGGTTCTGGTTTAATAAATTGGTTCTTATCTACAACCAGTAATTCAGTTATTTCAAATGGAGCGACTTATACAACGCCTCCCTTGTCTCTTGGTACCTACACATTTTACGCAGAAAGTTACGCTTGCATAGCAAGTGCAAGTAGAACAGCAGTGCAAGTTACTGTAAACCCATTACCTGTTCTAACTATTAGTGGCAGTACACTAACTTGTTTTGGTTCTTCAATTAATCACTTATCTGGTGGCGCTCTCACCTATACCTGGAGCAATGGAACTAATGGTAATGTTGCAAATTTAACGCCAACTACTACAACCATTTACACAGTTAGTGGAACAAATTCATATGGTTGTGTTAACTCAATTAGTAATACAATTATTGTAAACCCCTTACCAATGATAATGATATTTAGCACGTCTGAGATAATTTGCGCGGGGCAAACTTCCACCTTAAATGCTATTGGAGCAAATTACTATACGTGGAGTAATGGTTTAATCGGAACGCAGATTGTTGCAAATCCAAGTGTTACATCAAACTATAGTGTAGTTGGCGTGGATATAAATGGCTGCAGTGGTTTTGCAACAATAACACAAAGTGTAGAGACATGTACCGGAATTAACAATGCCGCCGAAACAAATTCCGATTATAAAATTTTTCCGAATCCAACTAAAGGAATATTTATTGTCCAATCAAATTTCTATATCGAAAATAAAACAATTGAGTTATATAATTCTTTAGGGGAACTAATTTTAATTGAAAAACTCCAAGCTTTCGAAACAACAGTCAATCTAACAAACAAAGCTAATGGAGTTTACTTTGTTTTCTTAAAAGAGTCTGGTCGAACCATTGGCCAGCTAAAAGTAATCAAGGAATAA
- a CDS encoding tyrosine-type recombinase/integrase: MNKFESYLINNGIHFKTASKYGLMVDSYLIWLKENNLTPARIKRSNFTDYLQYCRDQGNKERTLICKEGVIKHYYNFLGTKHNPAKRWLKTKKEHKLPEKAIEKEELLKIYESLKPKSPAEYRDRCMLGMVLFQGLLRAELMELRLSDVDFNGKVFVQGQRRTNSRTLKLEPIQLLHLYDYNNKFRKEFLTFKVGETDRFFLSKGSGQRLDNTLSILIKKLKKQFPQVQDLQHIRGSVISHWDKQEGIVEAMIKAGHRYITSTTRYQTTKYDELKEELRTLHPLENLELSFN; the protein is encoded by the coding sequence ATGAATAAATTTGAATCTTACCTCATCAACAATGGTATTCATTTTAAGACCGCTAGTAAATACGGTTTAATGGTTGACAGTTATTTAATTTGGCTCAAGGAAAATAACCTTACTCCAGCAAGAATAAAACGAAGCAATTTTACCGACTACCTTCAATATTGCAGAGATCAAGGTAACAAAGAAAGAACCTTGATTTGTAAAGAGGGAGTAATAAAACATTATTACAATTTTCTTGGCACAAAACACAATCCAGCGAAACGTTGGCTTAAAACAAAAAAAGAACACAAACTTCCAGAAAAGGCAATTGAAAAAGAGGAGCTGTTAAAAATTTATGAGAGCCTGAAGCCTAAATCGCCAGCCGAATACCGAGATCGCTGTATGTTGGGAATGGTTTTGTTTCAAGGTTTGCTGAGGGCTGAACTCATGGAGCTTCGCTTGAGCGATGTTGATTTTAATGGAAAGGTTTTTGTTCAAGGTCAACGAAGAACCAATTCAAGAACTTTGAAACTTGAACCTATCCAACTTCTGCATTTATACGATTACAATAACAAATTCAGAAAGGAATTTCTGACTTTTAAAGTTGGTGAAACAGATCGTTTCTTTTTATCGAAAGGCTCAGGCCAAAGGCTTGACAATACACTTTCAATCCTTATTAAAAAACTCAAAAAACAATTTCCACAGGTGCAAGATTTACAACATATCCGAGGTAGCGTTATTTCACACTGGGATAAACAAGAAGGAATTGTTGAGGCTATGATTAAAGCTGGCCACCGTTACATTACAAGTACTACTCGTTACCAAACAACAAAGTACGATGAGTTGAAAGAGGAGCTCAGGACTTTGCACCCGCTGGAAAACTTGGAACTTTCTTTTAATTAA
- a CDS encoding type II secretion system protein GspD, whose product MKIKYLIIIFLFTAYLVNAQDRFDILDEKLNQLAKNYPGVDEKVDLSMNNATIQEYIRTIGATNNINVNVDPSIDIKLSNTFKKVTAKEVFIFLCKRYDLDIMFVGPIITFVKYNPPVEPIVEKKVTSKKLNIKYEKTADLLSYDLMNDTLGNVAKEITKQSGKNIIFSPDLANKMVSGFMQAAPINSALEKLAFANDMKVSKTEDDFYVFEKKQVVINQPNNANPFGSLTQNNKPNEEVKNSKIKIEDGLISMDVQNMPINEIVNGVSKELGKNYFLFSDLKGNATLKVDEAPYEEFLRLLFNGTELTFKKEGATYLFGDRNLEGLRQSKLITLKNRTIEKMIDFIPADLKKGVELKVFEDLNGIIVSGSQPRINELETFIRQIDVVVPMVHIEVIIASVQKGNTLATGISMGLGANPAKTSTGTLLPDYNVSLNSQSINNLISGINGFGVINLGNVTPNFYLNLKAMESDNVLKLRSTPQIATLNGHEAKLSIGQTAYYLEVNNSLVNTNNTQQNLLQAQNWKPVNADLSISIDPQVSGDEQITMTINVKQSNFTGRVAPTAPPGTTNRDFQSLVRVKNGEMVMLGGLSENESNMTGSGLPFIARVPILKWIFGQRSKAKRDEKLTIFIKPTVIYN is encoded by the coding sequence ATGAAGATCAAATATCTTATAATAATATTTTTGTTCACTGCCTATCTAGTCAATGCCCAAGATCGTTTTGATATTTTGGATGAAAAATTGAATCAACTTGCTAAGAATTATCCAGGTGTTGATGAAAAGGTTGATCTTTCAATGAATAACGCAACTATACAAGAATACATACGAACCATAGGGGCTACCAACAATATTAACGTAAATGTTGATCCCTCAATAGATATTAAGCTTTCCAATACTTTTAAAAAAGTAACTGCAAAAGAAGTTTTTATTTTTTTATGCAAACGTTATGATCTTGATATTATGTTCGTCGGCCCAATAATTACCTTTGTAAAATACAATCCACCTGTTGAACCCATTGTTGAGAAAAAGGTCACTTCAAAAAAACTCAATATTAAGTACGAAAAAACCGCAGATTTGTTGAGCTATGATTTAATGAATGATACACTTGGAAACGTGGCAAAGGAAATCACTAAACAAAGTGGTAAAAACATCATCTTCTCTCCTGATTTAGCAAATAAAATGGTTAGCGGTTTTATGCAAGCAGCCCCAATTAATTCGGCTCTTGAAAAATTGGCATTTGCAAATGACATGAAGGTGAGTAAAACAGAAGACGATTTTTATGTATTTGAAAAGAAACAGGTTGTTATTAATCAACCAAATAATGCGAATCCATTTGGCAGTTTAACACAAAATAATAAACCGAATGAAGAGGTAAAGAACTCAAAAATTAAGATTGAAGATGGTTTAATTAGCATGGATGTTCAGAATATGCCAATCAACGAAATCGTAAATGGTGTTTCTAAAGAGTTAGGTAAAAATTATTTTTTGTTTAGCGATCTAAAAGGTAACGCAACTCTAAAAGTAGATGAAGCACCGTACGAAGAATTTCTGAGATTATTATTTAATGGTACCGAACTCACGTTTAAAAAAGAAGGGGCTACTTATTTGTTTGGTGATCGTAATCTCGAAGGCCTCAGACAAAGTAAGTTGATCACCCTTAAAAATCGAACCATTGAAAAAATGATCGATTTTATTCCAGCCGATCTAAAAAAAGGGGTTGAATTAAAAGTATTTGAAGATTTGAACGGTATCATCGTAAGTGGGTCTCAACCACGTATCAATGAATTAGAAACATTTATCCGTCAGATAGATGTTGTGGTACCCATGGTACACATTGAGGTCATAATTGCCAGCGTGCAAAAAGGAAATACGCTCGCTACAGGAATTTCCATGGGACTCGGAGCAAATCCGGCAAAAACAAGTACTGGTACACTGCTTCCTGATTATAATGTATCACTTAATTCCCAATCTATTAATAATTTAATAAGCGGAATTAATGGGTTTGGGGTGATAAATCTGGGTAATGTAACTCCTAACTTTTATTTAAATCTCAAAGCAATGGAATCAGACAATGTTCTGAAACTTCGTTCTACTCCACAAATAGCAACACTTAATGGGCACGAGGCAAAACTAAGTATTGGCCAAACAGCCTATTACCTTGAAGTAAATAATAGTTTAGTAAATACGAACAACACGCAGCAAAATTTATTGCAAGCACAAAATTGGAAACCTGTTAATGCCGATCTTTCTATTTCGATAGATCCTCAAGTGTCAGGTGATGAGCAAATAACCATGACGATTAATGTAAAGCAGTCCAATTTTACTGGTAGAGTTGCGCCAACTGCTCCTCCTGGAACTACTAATAGGGATTTTCAATCGTTAGTGCGTGTAAAAAATGGGGAAATGGTAATGCTTGGCGGATTGTCTGAAAACGAGAGTAATATGACTGGGTCAGGCCTGCCATTTATTGCTAGGGTTCCAATTTTGAAGTGGATCTTCGGTCAACGCTCAAAAGCGAAACGTGATGAAAAGCTCACCATATTTATTAAACCAACAGTAATCTATAACTAA
- a CDS encoding HipA domain-containing protein, producing the protein MLKEEKIENYSGVNLNLRRCIECLKKDNWIELDLSVGGDAPKNFIAVYHYEKNSSTRKSNSKTWPKYIAKVGHKWYPLESINEYLFNQIGEVLGLRMAFSSLVLAGNQLRFLSRYFLKENESLEHGAQIFSGFIEDKDWVEDIEKKGLARRFFTFQFAEQAICHTYPNEAQPILEDFVKMLVFDALTGNNDRHFYNWGVIKHIESKKKPIFAPVFDSARGLFWNTSEGQLLSWEANLNLDERIRKYSEGSKPKIGWDGLEDLNHFELINKIFSLDSRYKEVCRQLINEENLHILEQLLDSDFEKLYSKKRMSLIKKCLVYRFNRLIEIINKKEVQNVS; encoded by the coding sequence GTGTTAAAAGAAGAAAAAATAGAAAATTATAGTGGCGTAAACCTAAATCTGAGGCGCTGCATAGAATGTTTAAAGAAGGACAACTGGATTGAACTCGATTTGTCAGTTGGTGGCGATGCGCCCAAAAATTTCATCGCAGTTTATCATTACGAGAAGAATTCGAGTACAAGAAAATCAAATTCAAAAACTTGGCCAAAGTATATTGCCAAAGTAGGTCACAAATGGTATCCACTTGAATCCATAAATGAGTATCTTTTTAACCAAATTGGGGAAGTGCTTGGTTTGCGTATGGCTTTTTCAAGTCTTGTCTTAGCTGGCAATCAATTAAGGTTTTTAAGTAGATATTTTTTAAAAGAAAATGAATCGCTTGAGCATGGAGCTCAAATTTTTTCAGGATTTATTGAAGACAAGGACTGGGTTGAAGACATTGAAAAAAAGGGACTTGCAAGACGTTTTTTTACATTTCAGTTTGCTGAACAGGCTATCTGCCATACTTATCCGAATGAGGCGCAACCTATTCTGGAGGATTTCGTAAAAATGTTAGTGTTCGATGCCTTGACAGGAAATAATGACAGGCATTTTTACAATTGGGGGGTAATAAAGCATATAGAAAGCAAAAAAAAGCCTATCTTTGCGCCCGTTTTCGACTCGGCACGTGGTTTGTTCTGGAACACCTCAGAGGGACAATTGTTAAGTTGGGAAGCTAATCTTAATTTAGATGAGAGAATCAGGAAATATTCTGAGGGATCAAAGCCGAAAATTGGGTGGGATGGTTTAGAAGACTTGAATCATTTTGAATTAATTAACAAAATATTTTCACTAGATTCACGTTATAAGGAAGTATGTCGACAATTAATAAACGAAGAAAATTTACATATACTCGAACAGTTATTAGACTCTGACTTTGAAAAACTTTATAGCAAGAAGAGAATGAGTTTAATTAAAAAGTGTTTAGTTTACAGATTTAATAGATTGATAGAAATTATAAATAAAAAGGAGGTACAAAATGTTAGTTAA